One region of Bosea vaviloviae genomic DNA includes:
- a CDS encoding XRE family transcriptional regulator produces MTTSWNETLAKLPVAEQAAIAKRSREVMAEYVGLKELRKARRLSQAALAARLHTDQAGVSKLEKRADLLLSTLKGYVEAAGGSLEIVARFPDGPTLRIDRLGDVGRPKKADAA; encoded by the coding sequence ATGACCACCTCCTGGAACGAGACGCTGGCCAAACTCCCAGTCGCGGAGCAGGCCGCGATCGCAAAGCGTAGCCGCGAGGTGATGGCCGAGTATGTCGGCCTCAAGGAGCTCCGCAAGGCGCGCCGCCTGAGCCAGGCGGCCTTGGCCGCGAGACTGCATACCGATCAGGCCGGGGTCTCAAAACTTGAGAAGCGCGCCGACCTGCTGCTCAGCACGCTCAAGGGCTACGTCGAGGCCGCCGGCGGCAGCCTCGAGATCGTGGCACGGTTTCCGGACGGTCCGACCTTGCGCATCGACCGACTCGGAGATGTCGGGCGGCCAAAGAAGGCTGATGCAGCATAG
- a CDS encoding UvrD-helicase domain-containing protein — protein sequence MTEASTMQNRVDTTIASAGTGKTYRLVEEIVAEVGAGLPPHRILATTFTKKAAAELVGRIRARLIEAGRPDLSAAMLSARIGTVNSVCGSLISEFAFELGRSPVAEVIAEDRQASVFSRAAGPVIEEFGPAISEIAERFGVQARSYSVHGRTVRGWQDDVRRAVDLARSNGIPPERLAHCAGRSAAGLLGLLPAATGQAAEAFDAALASALEACTVELDRNKSGLKAGTLNKDVPTVDKAVRTLRGGDRISWPDWARLAKLGATKADEALFTHVVAAAAAHPRHPGLKSDLQRYIELIFDCAASCMTAYGEYKRARGLLDFVDQEMLALDIISNPANTERLRELIGAVFVDEFQDSSPIQIAIFTALSRIAGRNLWVGDPKQSIYGFRDADPALTSAASAAITAATGGMTGYLRRSYRARPQLAGFVNAAIAPNMLRVGMSAEEIMFDGCERTEDPDGQPGLSFWDMSGKNKVARTAILAGRIAGLLSDPAGWTVAMKGGGTREARGCDIAVLCRGNAQVGDLAFALSQHGIRVAVERSGLLFQPEIEFALAAFRWIADASDTLALAELARLATETDEWFAAVFDEDAKAGLIARVPFADALAAIRDRAHQLTPAEILDALLHAETVFATLLGWGNAEQRLQNLEALRGMVEAYQDEQHAERQAATLTGACEWIASRDNARQPQSRHPDAVNIMTYHAAKGLEWPIVILTELDAPAKGSPFGMIAEDEAAPDWGSPLAARVLRFWPWPYGEQQKDVGLDVSAPASPEGIAALAEERLERTRLLYVGLTRARDHLALATTGGSQTWLEELQADSGAPLISNAGTTINVGAEAFASRSSPDALDPAEATSDPVQEYMRPASAPIAHPPLRIRPSDAILLEADVVVAATERLGDRIPLVGDPDPQLLGEAIHRFLAADDPNTGTTTRTSRAAATLARWTVPQVAPADLVEISDRLRSFVDTRFDGAAKLKEWPVHAEDGLQVVVGRLDLLVDLGDGYAIVDHKSFPGSVTIDQDRLREFAGQVSQYARAIERITGRKRIEYWIHQPIAAVMTRIELTE from the coding sequence ATGACGGAAGCGAGCACCATGCAGAACCGGGTCGACACGACCATCGCGAGCGCCGGTACGGGCAAGACGTACCGGCTGGTCGAGGAGATCGTGGCCGAGGTTGGCGCAGGCCTGCCGCCGCACCGTATCCTCGCAACCACGTTCACTAAGAAGGCGGCGGCCGAACTTGTCGGCCGCATCAGGGCGAGGCTGATCGAGGCCGGTCGACCGGACCTCAGTGCGGCCATGCTTTCGGCGCGCATTGGCACGGTGAACTCCGTATGTGGATCGCTGATCTCAGAGTTCGCTTTCGAGTTGGGGCGATCACCAGTGGCCGAGGTCATCGCCGAGGACCGGCAGGCGTCCGTGTTCAGCCGCGCGGCAGGTCCGGTGATCGAGGAATTCGGACCCGCTATCTCGGAGATCGCTGAGCGCTTCGGTGTCCAGGCCCGCAGCTACTCCGTGCACGGTCGAACGGTCCGGGGGTGGCAGGACGACGTCAGGCGCGCCGTTGATCTCGCTCGTTCGAACGGCATCCCGCCTGAGCGTCTCGCGCATTGCGCAGGTCGTTCGGCCGCTGGGTTGCTAGGACTCCTTCCCGCCGCTACGGGCCAGGCCGCCGAAGCATTCGACGCGGCGTTGGCATCGGCGTTGGAAGCCTGCACCGTGGAGCTTGACCGAAACAAGAGCGGGCTCAAGGCCGGAACGCTCAACAAGGACGTGCCGACAGTCGACAAGGCCGTGCGGACGCTCCGCGGCGGCGATCGAATCTCGTGGCCAGACTGGGCTCGACTCGCGAAGCTCGGCGCGACGAAAGCGGACGAAGCGCTCTTTACCCACGTGGTCGCGGCCGCTGCAGCCCATCCGAGGCATCCCGGCCTCAAGTCTGACCTCCAGCGGTACATCGAGCTCATCTTCGACTGTGCCGCCAGTTGCATGACCGCATACGGGGAGTACAAGCGCGCTCGCGGCCTCCTCGACTTCGTTGATCAGGAAATGCTCGCCCTCGACATCATCAGCAATCCAGCAAACACGGAACGCCTGCGCGAACTCATCGGGGCGGTATTCGTCGACGAGTTCCAAGATTCGAGTCCCATCCAAATCGCGATCTTCACCGCGCTGTCGCGCATCGCTGGCCGGAACCTGTGGGTCGGCGACCCCAAGCAGTCGATCTATGGGTTCCGCGATGCCGATCCGGCTCTCACCAGCGCCGCGTCCGCGGCCATCACGGCGGCGACCGGCGGCATGACGGGCTACCTTCGCCGCTCGTACCGCGCTCGCCCCCAGCTAGCCGGCTTCGTCAATGCAGCGATCGCCCCCAACATGCTGAGGGTTGGCATGTCGGCGGAAGAGATCATGTTCGACGGCTGCGAACGCACCGAGGATCCGGACGGACAGCCGGGCCTCTCCTTTTGGGACATGTCGGGCAAGAACAAGGTAGCTCGAACCGCGATACTCGCAGGCCGCATCGCCGGCCTGCTTTCCGATCCGGCCGGGTGGACAGTGGCGATGAAGGGCGGCGGCACCCGAGAGGCGCGCGGCTGTGACATCGCCGTGCTGTGTCGAGGCAATGCCCAGGTGGGCGATCTGGCCTTCGCGCTGTCCCAGCACGGCATCCGCGTCGCGGTTGAGCGGTCAGGGCTCCTCTTCCAGCCCGAGATTGAGTTCGCGCTCGCCGCATTCAGGTGGATTGCCGACGCGAGCGACACGCTCGCGCTCGCCGAGCTGGCACGCCTTGCGACGGAGACCGACGAATGGTTCGCCGCCGTGTTCGACGAGGACGCCAAGGCCGGCCTGATCGCCCGCGTGCCGTTCGCCGACGCGCTGGCTGCGATCCGCGACCGGGCACACCAACTCACGCCCGCGGAGATATTAGACGCCCTCCTGCACGCCGAGACAGTCTTCGCCACGTTGCTAGGCTGGGGTAACGCCGAACAGCGCCTGCAGAACCTAGAGGCGCTGCGAGGCATGGTCGAGGCATATCAGGACGAGCAGCATGCCGAGCGACAGGCCGCGACCCTAACTGGGGCGTGCGAGTGGATCGCCTCGCGCGATAACGCGCGACAGCCACAGAGCCGCCATCCCGATGCGGTGAATATCATGACCTACCACGCGGCCAAGGGTCTCGAGTGGCCGATTGTGATTCTGACCGAGCTCGACGCGCCCGCGAAGGGTTCACCCTTTGGCATGATCGCCGAGGACGAGGCGGCACCGGACTGGGGTTCGCCCCTCGCCGCCCGGGTCCTGCGCTTCTGGCCCTGGCCGTACGGCGAACAGCAAAAGGACGTCGGCCTCGACGTTTCCGCGCCAGCAAGTCCGGAAGGCATCGCGGCCCTCGCTGAAGAACGCCTGGAGCGTACGCGCTTGCTCTACGTGGGGCTGACGCGCGCCCGGGACCACCTGGCTCTCGCCACTACCGGTGGATCGCAGACCTGGCTCGAAGAGCTGCAAGCCGACAGCGGCGCGCCCTTGATTTCGAACGCCGGGACGACGATCAACGTGGGCGCAGAGGCATTCGCAAGTCGGTCGTCCCCGGATGCATTGGACCCGGCAGAGGCGACCAGCGATCCAGTACAGGAATATATGCGTCCTGCATCGGCGCCGATCGCCCACCCGCCGCTCCGGATCCGACCTAGCGACGCAATCCTACTAGAGGCGGACGTGGTCGTTGCGGCCACCGAGAGGCTCGGCGACCGCATACCCCTGGTGGGCGATCCCGACCCACAGTTGCTCGGAGAGGCCATCCACCGCTTCCTGGCTGCGGACGATCCTAATACGGGCACGACCACGCGCACATCACGTGCGGCCGCAACCCTCGCCCGCTGGACCGTGCCGCAGGTGGCGCCGGCAGACCTCGTCGAGATCTCGGATCGGCTGCGCAGTTTCGTCGACACCAGGTTTGACGGCGCAGCCAAACTGAAGGAGTGGCCGGTTCATGCCGAAGACGGCCTTCAGGTCGTGGTAGGCCGCCTCGACCTTCTGGTCGACCTGGGCGACGGCTATGCTATCGTCGACCACAAAAGCTTCCCCGGCTCGGTGACGATCGACCAGGATCGGCTGCGCGAGTTCGCGGGCCAGGTCTCGCAGTACGCTCGTGCGATCGAACGGATCACTGGCAGAAAGCGCATTGAGTATTGGATCCATCAGCCGATCGCCGCGGTAATGACACGCATTGAGCTAACGGAGTGA
- a CDS encoding RES family NAD+ phosphorylase: MYPQIEIDGHYRRLIPSKFPTIDIYEKFGSRDMQAFAAELEVVTNPRLAAKSRITGGDISADTSSVRLQHWNHAPFAYPMPEGTCFLPPPYSVMELATDEHGALAKAILRREEFLSQTDEPVCGVDLRMITNRVVGSFIDLRGLSPDTPLSTRRMLGQRLYEDGTHGVLFRMTELPGYEFISVFNVGTLVEKGVQGAHYRFRWDGRRIGRIYDFGADRDIDRSEIIAVTMAAA; encoded by the coding sequence GTGTACCCGCAGATCGAAATCGACGGGCACTATCGCCGGTTGATCCCGTCAAAGTTCCCAACGATCGATATCTACGAGAAATTCGGATCTCGGGACATGCAAGCTTTTGCTGCCGAGCTCGAGGTAGTGACGAACCCGCGCCTCGCCGCCAAGTCACGTATCACCGGAGGAGACATTTCGGCAGATACGAGTTCTGTCAGGCTACAGCACTGGAACCATGCTCCATTCGCTTACCCAATGCCAGAAGGCACATGTTTTCTGCCGCCTCCCTATTCGGTCATGGAGCTCGCAACAGACGAGCATGGCGCACTCGCCAAAGCTATTCTTCGCCGTGAGGAATTTCTTTCTCAAACCGACGAGCCGGTTTGCGGCGTCGACCTGAGGATGATCACCAACAGGGTTGTCGGAAGCTTTATCGACTTGCGTGGCCTGTCTCCTGACACCCCTCTGTCGACCCGGCGAATGCTTGGGCAACGTCTCTATGAGGACGGCACGCATGGTGTTCTTTTCAGGATGACGGAGTTGCCTGGTTACGAGTTCATCAGCGTCTTCAACGTGGGCACCCTGGTCGAAAAGGGTGTTCAGGGTGCCCACTACCGGTTTCGATGGGATGGCCGCCGGATCGGTCGCATTTATGATTTTGGAGCTGACCGAGACATTGACCGCAGCGAGATCATCGCAGTGACGATGGCCGCGGCCTAG
- a CDS encoding TniB family NTP-binding protein, producing MADHLLDHVRPYLHCNVEERIAYIQASRWIGHQVAMQAHNRLAELLARPPALRTRGLMLVGPYANGKTMIAERFAVEHVRNADQQRLWVVQTREGAGLAHFYESILQAFRAPIGNSRSVRRTTAQIDHLLDSMRPRILIFDEFHNALRGRTRDVEAVFAFLRRIGRQFDISPVLIGEVAVYDFINQTSEMASRFELHAVPRWQYDEEFLTLLDSLEGALPLAHASDLSDEPLARKVFQLSEGLIGEIIAIVSTAAAAAVRSGAERITKSGIQKLRYIPLSERRRAAIRSELL from the coding sequence ATGGCGGACCATCTGCTCGACCATGTTCGCCCGTATCTTCACTGCAACGTGGAGGAGCGGATCGCTTATATTCAAGCTTCGCGATGGATCGGGCATCAGGTTGCGATGCAGGCGCATAATCGTCTCGCCGAACTGCTAGCCCGACCGCCGGCGCTACGGACCCGAGGTCTAATGCTGGTCGGCCCCTATGCCAACGGCAAGACGATGATCGCGGAGCGTTTTGCCGTCGAGCACGTGAGGAACGCCGACCAGCAGCGGTTGTGGGTGGTACAAACCCGTGAAGGCGCCGGCCTCGCCCACTTCTACGAAAGTATCCTGCAGGCTTTCCGCGCTCCGATCGGCAACAGCCGAAGTGTTCGTCGCACGACGGCGCAAATCGATCATTTGCTGGACAGCATGAGGCCCAGGATCCTGATCTTCGACGAATTCCACAATGCCTTGCGTGGCCGGACCCGGGATGTCGAGGCAGTCTTCGCATTTCTCCGGCGGATCGGCCGCCAGTTTGACATCTCCCCTGTTCTGATCGGCGAAGTCGCTGTCTATGACTTCATCAACCAGACCAGCGAGATGGCGAGCCGGTTCGAACTGCACGCGGTGCCACGGTGGCAGTATGATGAGGAGTTCCTGACGCTCCTTGACAGCCTCGAAGGCGCATTGCCGCTCGCACACGCCTCAGACCTCTCGGATGAGCCGTTGGCACGAAAGGTTTTCCAACTTTCCGAGGGCTTGATCGGAGAAATCATCGCGATTGTCTCGACAGCCGCGGCTGCCGCCGTCAGGTCGGGTGCGGAGCGGATCACGAAATCAGGAATCCAGAAGCTGCGCTACATCCCGCTCTCGGAGCGCCGCCGGGCAGCGATACGCTCCGAACTGCTATGA
- a CDS encoding type II toxin-antitoxin system RelE/ParE family toxin — translation MAWAVQSVAEFERWFLTLERGVRVEIAAKISLLQEVGPTLGRPHADTLKGSVYPNMKELRVQIGGDPWRIFFAFDPRRSAILLVGGNKGGDSRFYEVNLPIADERYRDHLATLIVPPQSKRGPKR, via the coding sequence ATGGCTTGGGCTGTTCAATCGGTTGCTGAGTTCGAGCGCTGGTTCCTGACTCTCGAACGCGGCGTCCGGGTCGAGATCGCAGCCAAAATCAGCCTGTTGCAAGAGGTCGGGCCGACGCTCGGGCGGCCGCATGCCGATACGCTGAAGGGTTCGGTCTATCCGAACATGAAAGAGCTGCGGGTCCAGATCGGCGGCGACCCCTGGCGAATCTTCTTCGCCTTCGACCCAAGACGGTCAGCCATCTTGCTCGTCGGCGGCAACAAGGGCGGCGATAGCCGCTTCTACGAAGTCAATCTGCCGATCGCCGACGAGCGGTATCGCGACCATCTTGCGACGCTGATCGTGCCACCGCAATCGAAGAGAGGGCCGAAACGATGA
- a CDS encoding HesA/MoeB/ThiF family protein, translating into MNWLDRQSFLGAHSERRLAEVTVGLVGVGGGNSHVAQQLAHVGIGNFVLVDEDRISLTNLNRLIGGTWWYVLKRTVKVEIMKRMIKAINPKARVEIHREKWQLVGDTLKRCNVIVGGLDNVRGKDELDAFCRRFLIPYIDQGMDVHKLEAGHGHLVAGQVVLSQPGSPCLRCMGVVTDEALAEEARKYGAAGGRPQVVWSNGVLASLAVGLVVQMVTPWSRRARAGAYLSYDGNSGVVIEAERFRRMASAPCPHYPQAAVGDMSFDVRKLAAGDTKAEHPPSRWMGAISERVRKWMTGS; encoded by the coding sequence ATGAACTGGCTTGATCGACAGAGCTTTCTGGGCGCGCACAGCGAACGGCGTCTAGCCGAGGTCACCGTCGGCCTAGTGGGAGTCGGCGGCGGCAACTCGCACGTCGCTCAGCAACTAGCGCATGTTGGCATCGGCAACTTCGTCCTGGTGGATGAGGACCGGATTTCGCTGACCAATCTCAATAGACTGATCGGAGGCACCTGGTGGTACGTCCTGAAGCGGACGGTCAAGGTCGAAATCATGAAACGGATGATCAAGGCGATCAATCCGAAGGCGCGGGTCGAGATCCATCGCGAGAAATGGCAGCTCGTGGGCGACACGCTCAAGCGCTGCAACGTCATCGTGGGGGGCCTCGACAACGTACGGGGCAAGGACGAACTCGATGCTTTCTGCAGACGCTTTCTTATCCCGTACATCGACCAGGGTATGGACGTGCATAAGCTGGAGGCTGGGCATGGTCATCTGGTCGCTGGCCAGGTCGTCCTTTCCCAGCCGGGTAGCCCATGCCTGCGCTGCATGGGGGTTGTCACTGACGAGGCATTGGCCGAAGAAGCCCGCAAGTATGGCGCTGCTGGCGGGCGTCCGCAGGTCGTGTGGTCAAACGGCGTGCTTGCGTCACTGGCCGTTGGGTTGGTCGTACAGATGGTCACGCCATGGAGTCGTCGGGCCAGGGCTGGCGCCTATCTCTCCTATGACGGTAATTCCGGCGTCGTTATCGAAGCCGAACGATTTCGGCGCATGGCATCCGCTCCCTGTCCGCACTACCCGCAGGCCGCGGTCGGCGACATGAGCTTCGATGTCCGCAAGCTCGCAGCGGGAGACACGAAAGCCGAGCACCCGCCGTCACGGTGGATGGGAGCGATTTCGGAACGAGTCCGCAAGTGGATGACCGGCAGCTAG
- a CDS encoding antitoxin Xre/MbcA/ParS toxin-binding domain-containing protein — protein sequence MDTSKRTQAAEQPQGAYPSSLDFFFKLAEIWDLSTDQQIKLLGAPARSTYFRWRKDGGDVSADTLERISHLGSIYKALMILLDSPEAAVRWIRRPNRYFEGASALDVMLTGNLSDIIRVRQYVDAQRGG from the coding sequence ATGGACACGAGCAAACGGACACAGGCCGCAGAGCAGCCCCAAGGGGCATACCCCTCCTCCCTCGACTTCTTCTTCAAACTCGCGGAAATCTGGGACTTGAGCACCGATCAGCAGATCAAGTTGCTCGGGGCGCCGGCTCGCTCGACGTACTTTCGCTGGCGCAAGGATGGCGGCGACGTTTCTGCGGATACGCTCGAGCGAATCTCACATCTGGGCTCGATCTATAAGGCCCTTATGATCCTGCTCGACTCACCCGAGGCCGCCGTGCGGTGGATTCGCCGACCAAATCGATACTTCGAGGGAGCGTCCGCCCTTGACGTCATGCTCACTGGGAACCTGAGCGACATCATAAGGGTGCGACAGTACGTCGACGCCCAACGCGGAGGATAA
- a CDS encoding RHE_PE00001 family protein: MARANPVLAEGARQRGHAFEAQALIGLTGGLCPLEDLVLHDAGMDVRSPTREIARAAAMLDERRRLARREPAEILSPSALRQRLGIEGFSQSDQTDGATTASGTAKQVAPWDRIGRDDDEDQADEDSLDLEDEDARDHADPAFAEIDALLVRTRKKLDAWNDLTSDEGRKNLTLRDPGYDAAGRFARWHQILEEGRGLPATLAAALALDAWLWLEPSERAGELGFAFAATLLRQRGLAAAHLPALGLGLRRGKFRWSPHLAPSARITGLLGAFAEAAAVGQADLDRLTLARAVMLRRCEKRRGNSKLAELVDLFITSPLVTVQLAAARLQVSPQAVEAMLRELGGSLPRELTGRKRYRAWGIM, encoded by the coding sequence TTGGCCCGCGCAAATCCCGTCCTGGCCGAAGGCGCGCGCCAGCGTGGCCACGCCTTTGAAGCCCAGGCGCTGATCGGGCTCACCGGCGGCCTGTGCCCGCTCGAGGATCTCGTCCTGCACGATGCCGGCATGGATGTGCGCAGTCCGACGCGCGAAATCGCCCGCGCCGCCGCCATGCTGGACGAGCGCCGGCGCCTGGCCCGGCGCGAGCCGGCCGAGATTTTGAGCCCAAGTGCCCTGCGACAGCGCCTCGGCATCGAAGGATTTTCGCAATCGGATCAGACGGACGGGGCGACGACCGCCTCGGGGACCGCGAAACAGGTCGCGCCATGGGACCGGATCGGACGGGACGACGACGAGGACCAGGCCGATGAGGATAGCCTGGACCTGGAGGATGAGGACGCACGCGATCATGCCGATCCGGCCTTCGCCGAAATCGACGCGCTTCTGGTGCGGACGCGAAAAAAGCTCGATGCCTGGAACGACCTGACCTCTGACGAAGGCCGCAAGAATCTGACCCTGCGCGATCCCGGCTATGACGCCGCCGGGCGGTTCGCGCGCTGGCACCAAATCCTGGAGGAGGGCAGGGGACTGCCGGCAACCCTCGCCGCCGCGCTTGCGCTCGATGCCTGGCTGTGGCTCGAGCCGTCGGAACGCGCGGGCGAGCTCGGCTTTGCCTTTGCCGCGACGCTGTTGCGGCAGCGGGGGTTGGCCGCGGCGCATTTGCCGGCGCTCGGGTTGGGGCTGAGGCGGGGGAAATTTAGGTGGAGCCCGCATTTGGCGCCCAGTGCCCGGATCACGGGGCTGCTTGGTGCCTTTGCCGAGGCGGCCGCGGTCGGCCAGGCCGATCTCGATCGGTTGACCTTGGCCCGGGCTGTGATGTTGCGGAGGTGTGAAAAGAGAAGGGGGAATTCGAAATTGGCGGAGCTGGTCGATCTGTTCATCACGTCGCCGCTGGTGACGGTGCAACTGGCCGCGGCGCGGCTGCAGGTCTCGCCCCAAGCGGTCGAGGCCATGCTGAGAGAACTCGGCGGCAGCCTGCCGCGCGAACTGACGGGCCGGAAGCGGTATCGCGCCTGGGGGATCATGTGA
- a CDS encoding multiubiquitin domain-containing protein, with product MEAVLMNTDGNRKQGNGTFEVQIGDKDFDFVTVTFDDAEVTGAQVAMSVGKHPVENYVVLRHLNTGELESLRPTETSELDKNKVSRFFVVEGGDTHRFFVDGLAMEWPRKKPIVWQIKFLAGAGDEQMLTLERRGVDLVFDDDDEVDIGGGDAERFKLRKRKKTVTVIYGGDTEFELERRVYTTEELMTEFGVPAGYKLDVIGSDGVFREMAPGERLKVRDGMEFASHPPVGQSS from the coding sequence ATGGAAGCGGTTCTGATGAACACCGACGGAAACCGGAAGCAGGGCAACGGCACATTCGAAGTCCAGATCGGTGACAAGGATTTCGACTTTGTCACGGTCACGTTCGACGATGCCGAGGTTACCGGCGCCCAGGTTGCCATGTCCGTCGGCAAACACCCCGTCGAAAACTACGTGGTGTTGCGGCATCTTAACACGGGCGAGCTGGAAAGCCTCCGCCCCACTGAGACCTCCGAGCTCGATAAGAACAAAGTCAGTCGCTTCTTCGTCGTCGAGGGTGGCGATACGCATCGCTTTTTCGTCGACGGCCTGGCGATGGAGTGGCCCCGCAAGAAGCCCATCGTCTGGCAGATCAAGTTCCTCGCAGGCGCCGGCGACGAGCAGATGCTGACCCTGGAGCGTCGTGGCGTCGACTTGGTCTTCGACGATGACGACGAGGTCGATATCGGCGGTGGCGACGCCGAGCGCTTCAAGCTGCGCAAGCGGAAGAAGACGGTGACGGTGATCTACGGCGGCGACACCGAGTTCGAGCTCGAGCGTCGCGTCTACACTACCGAGGAGTTGATGACGGAGTTCGGCGTTCCCGCCGGCTACAAGCTGGACGTCATCGGTTCCGACGGCGTCTTCCGCGAGATGGCGCCGGGCGAGCGCCTCAAGGTCAGGGACGGCATGGAGTTCGCCTCCCATCCGCCGGTGGGTCAGTCGTCATGA
- a CDS encoding Mu transposase C-terminal domain-containing protein has translation MSARLTNRLHVRKPAPAGSHTDESWLTARRVARELDKIIDGQGPRRVAIERVAAELRLTTRQVYNLLARYRIDRTVTSLLRDGDRTRKKRLQEAVETIIAATLRQQWLVQEGPPLAPVVDEIRARCEEANLAPPSYPTIASRIFVLFSPEEIAKKRSANPKHLNRLKPRPGYIHAARPLDVCQIDHTPTDINFVEVVEGGGAFVGRAFLTILIDVATRCIVGFCLTLEKPSALSVALCLAQAMCPKDGWLAARGIDHRWPMFGRPRLLVTDSAKEFKGHAFKRGCEDYGIRIRYRDRGRVHQGGVVERLLGKLNAVLATQPGSTGRSVADRDEYPAEQRARLSFADLEQCIALTVIDHNLHQNEKTLKVPAAEWERQARDLPRFDDDPSRILLAFLPGKARCLSQQGMRMFALEYYSPWLGVLVPQRDRLGKLDVRYDPRDISHVYVRDPDTREFRAVERRDGTLVPMTLWEHKADRFRRRAAGARTAVEKVAIPRRIAEIAGGPKPSRGELRNAVRRTLAAEAAKPYDAMRESPPAPPEHPARQKRRLPVEDW, from the coding sequence ATGTCCGCTCGATTGACAAATCGATTGCATGTTCGAAAACCGGCGCCCGCCGGCTCACACACTGATGAGTCATGGTTAACGGCGCGTCGTGTCGCCCGCGAACTGGACAAGATAATCGATGGTCAGGGACCGCGCCGGGTGGCAATTGAGCGTGTGGCCGCGGAGCTGCGCCTGACGACCCGCCAAGTCTACAATCTGTTGGCACGGTATCGTATCGATCGGACGGTGACGTCGCTCCTGCGCGATGGTGACCGGACCCGGAAGAAACGTCTTCAGGAGGCCGTTGAGACAATAATCGCGGCTACTCTCCGACAGCAGTGGCTGGTGCAGGAGGGGCCGCCGCTTGCACCTGTCGTCGACGAAATACGCGCCCGATGCGAGGAAGCCAATTTGGCCCCGCCATCCTATCCCACGATCGCCAGCCGCATTTTTGTGCTGTTCAGCCCTGAGGAGATCGCCAAGAAAAGATCCGCCAACCCGAAGCATCTCAACCGGCTCAAGCCGCGGCCGGGATACATCCATGCGGCGCGACCGCTTGACGTCTGCCAGATCGATCACACACCGACCGACATCAATTTTGTCGAGGTCGTCGAGGGCGGCGGGGCCTTTGTCGGTCGGGCATTTCTCACGATTCTCATCGACGTAGCGACCCGCTGCATCGTGGGCTTCTGCCTCACGTTGGAGAAGCCGTCAGCATTGTCGGTCGCGCTCTGTCTCGCCCAGGCGATGTGTCCGAAAGACGGATGGTTGGCCGCGCGCGGCATTGACCATAGGTGGCCGATGTTCGGCCGACCGCGACTGCTCGTCACAGATTCTGCCAAGGAGTTTAAAGGGCATGCCTTCAAGCGTGGATGCGAGGACTATGGCATTCGCATCCGCTATCGGGACCGAGGCCGCGTCCATCAAGGCGGCGTGGTCGAGAGGCTGCTTGGAAAGCTCAACGCCGTTCTCGCCACGCAGCCCGGCTCGACAGGCCGATCGGTGGCGGATCGCGATGAGTATCCCGCAGAACAGCGAGCTCGTCTCAGCTTTGCCGATCTAGAACAGTGCATCGCGCTCACCGTCATTGACCACAACCTTCACCAGAACGAGAAGACATTGAAGGTGCCAGCGGCCGAATGGGAGCGGCAGGCGCGGGATCTCCCACGCTTCGATGATGACCCTTCGCGCATTTTACTGGCATTCCTTCCGGGAAAGGCAAGGTGTCTATCGCAGCAAGGGATGAGGATGTTTGCACTGGAGTACTACTCTCCATGGCTAGGTGTCCTGGTTCCGCAGCGAGATCGGCTGGGCAAGCTCGATGTGCGATACGACCCTCGCGACATCAGCCATGTCTATGTGCGCGATCCTGATACGCGGGAGTTTCGGGCGGTCGAGCGACGCGATGGAACGCTTGTGCCAATGACGTTGTGGGAACACAAAGCCGACCGCTTCCGTCGGCGCGCCGCGGGTGCCCGCACGGCTGTCGAGAAGGTGGCAATCCCCCGACGCATCGCAGAAATCGCCGGCGGGCCAAAACCGTCGAGGGGCGAGTTGCGCAACGCCGTGCGCCGGACACTCGCGGCAGAAGCGGCCAAACCCTACGATGCCATGCGCGAATCGCCGCCCGCGCCACCCGAGCATCCCGCCCGCCAGAAGCGCCGCCTGCCGGTCGAGGACTGGTGA